In one Drosophila pseudoobscura strain MV-25-SWS-2005 chromosome X, UCI_Dpse_MV25, whole genome shotgun sequence genomic region, the following are encoded:
- the Gapdh2 gene encoding glyceraldehyde-3-phosphate dehydrogenase 2, translated as MSKIGINGFGRIGRLVLRAAIDKGASVVAVNDPFIDVNYMVYLFKFDSTHGRFKGTVAAEGGFLVVNGQKITVFSERDPANINWASAGAEYVVESTGVFTTIEKASTHLKGGAKKVVISAPSADAPMFVCGVNLDAYKPDMKVVSNASCTTNCLAPLAKVINDNFEIVEGLMTTVHATTATQKTVDGPSGKLWRDGRGAAQNIIPAATGAAKAVGKVIPALNGKLTGMAFRVPTPNVSVVDLTVRLGKGASYDEIKAKVQEAANGPLKGILGYTDEEVVSTDFLSDTHSSVFDAKAGISLNDKFVKLISWYDNEFGYSNRVIDLIKYMQSKD; from the coding sequence ATGTCGAAAATCGGTATTAACGGATTTGGACGCATCGGCCGTCTGGTACTGCGCGCCGCTATCGACAAGGGCGCCTCCGTTGTTGCCGTCAATGATCCATTCATCGATGTCAACTATATGGTATATCTCTTCAAGTTTGACTCAACTCATGGTCGTTTCAAGGGTACTGTAGCCGCTGAAGGCGGTTTTCTGGTTGTGAACGGCCAGAAAATTACTGTTTTCAGTGAACGCGATCCAGCTAACATCAACTGGGCCAGCGCTGGCGCGGAATACGTAGTTGAATCCACTGGTGTATTCACTACAATTGAAAAAGCATCGACTCATTTAAAGGGCGGTGCCAAGAAGGTGGTAATTTCGGCGCCATCCGCAGATGCACCTATGTTTGTGTGCGGCGTCAATTTAGATGCCTATAAGCCCGACATGAAGGTTGTGTCGAATGCTTCCTGTACGACTAATTGCTTGGCTCCCTTAGCTAAGGTTATTAACGACAATTTTGAGATTGTTGAGGGTCTGATGACCACTGTACACGCCACTACAGCTACTCAGAAGACTGTCGATGGTCCATCCGGCAAATTGTGGCGTGATGGCCGTGGCGCTGCCCAAAATATTATACCTGCTGCCACTGGAGCTGCAAAAGCTGTTGGAAAAGTCATCCCTGCTCTGAATGGCAAATTGACTGGTATGGCTTTCCGGGTTCCCACACCTAATGTTTCTGTTGTCGATTTAACTGTGCGCTTGGGCAAGGGCGCTAGCTATGACGAAATCAAAGCCAAGGTACAGGAGGCTGCCAATGGTCCTCTAAAAGGAATTCTCGGCTATACTGACGAGGAAGTTGTCTCGACTGATTTCCTTAGCGATACTCACTCTTCAGTCTTTGACGCTAAAGCTGGCATATCGCTTAACGACAAGTTCGTCAAATTAATTTCTTGGTACGACAATGAGTTTGGCTACTCTAACCGCGTCATTGATTTGATCAAGTATATGCAAAGCAAAGATTAA